The Amycolatopsis sp. 195334CR genome includes a window with the following:
- a CDS encoding NAD(P)-dependent oxidoreductase has translation MIENVTVLGLGPMGRAMARAYLGAGYRVTVWNRTASKADALAAQGARRAGTVREALAAAELVVLSLTDYDAMYALLDPVADALSGRVLVNLSSDTPERARAAAKWAADHGAAHLTGGVQAAPPQIGRPEAYTFYSGPRDVFDTHREALAVLTRPDYRGEDPGLAAAYYQLTMDLFWTTTLGWLHSLAVARAHGISAADFLPHASSLLAGLPDFLAFYSPRIDAGDHPGDAERLTMGAASVDHVVRTTADAGVDTALPDAVHAAFRRGVAAGFGEDSMTKLVEVLGNSEIPGAAESDGRAARLAQPR, from the coding sequence ATGATCGAGAACGTGACGGTGCTCGGCCTCGGCCCGATGGGGCGGGCGATGGCGCGGGCCTACCTCGGCGCGGGTTACCGGGTCACCGTGTGGAACCGCACCGCGAGCAAGGCCGACGCCCTGGCCGCCCAGGGCGCCCGCCGGGCCGGGACGGTGCGAGAGGCGCTGGCCGCCGCTGAACTGGTGGTGCTCAGCCTGACCGACTACGACGCCATGTACGCCCTCCTCGATCCGGTCGCCGACGCCCTGTCCGGCCGGGTGCTGGTCAACCTCAGCTCGGACACCCCGGAACGGGCCCGCGCGGCCGCGAAGTGGGCGGCGGACCACGGTGCGGCGCACCTGACCGGCGGGGTCCAGGCCGCTCCCCCGCAGATCGGCCGGCCCGAGGCATACACCTTCTACAGTGGACCCCGCGACGTCTTCGACACCCACCGCGAGGCACTGGCCGTGCTCACCCGCCCCGACTACCGCGGCGAGGACCCCGGCCTGGCCGCCGCCTACTACCAGCTGACCATGGACCTGTTCTGGACCACGACGCTCGGCTGGCTGCACAGCCTGGCCGTGGCCCGCGCGCACGGCATCTCCGCCGCGGATTTCCTGCCCCACGCCTCGTCGCTGCTCGCGGGCCTGCCGGACTTCCTCGCCTTCTACTCACCGCGGATCGACGCCGGCGACCACCCCGGTGACGCGGAACGCCTGACCATGGGCGCGGCCAGCGTCGACCACGTCGTCCGGACCACCGCGGACGCCGGGGTCGACACCGCCCTGCCCGACGCCGTGCACGCCGCGTTCCGCCGGGGCGTCGCGGCCGGGTTCGGCGAGGACAGCATGACCAAACTGGTCGAGGTCCTCGGGAACTCAGAGATCCCAGGCGCAGCGGAATCCGACGGTCGCGCTGCGCGCCTGGCCCAGCCCCGGTAG
- a CDS encoding LLM class flavin-dependent oxidoreductase yields MRLSVLDTSPIVQGSTPGQALRNTVDLAQLADALGFHRYWVPEHHGMRGVASSAPAVVVGHLANLTRHLRVGAGGVLLPNHAPIVVAEQFGTLAAFHPGRIDLGIGRAPGGAPHAVAVVRPERERTAKPFAQQLDELRSFLHPAEDAPVKAIPVLGGNVPDLWLLGSSATSAELAGELGLSYAFAHHLNPAEAGRALRAYRANFRPSGYATEPTSLVSVSVIAADTDERAEWLAGSTRLKVLSRLRGKRIQLPSPEDAAAYPYTDDDRATIATRSDRVLTGGPGKVAKLLRELVEETGTGEVMVTTPVHHHADRRHSYEIIAALVQQ; encoded by the coding sequence GTGCGCTTGTCGGTGCTGGACACCTCGCCGATCGTGCAGGGGTCGACACCGGGGCAGGCGCTGCGCAACACGGTCGACCTCGCACAGCTCGCCGACGCGCTGGGGTTCCACCGGTACTGGGTGCCGGAGCACCACGGGATGCGCGGGGTCGCCAGTTCCGCGCCCGCGGTGGTCGTCGGCCACCTCGCGAACCTCACGCGGCACCTGCGCGTCGGCGCCGGCGGCGTGTTGCTGCCGAATCACGCGCCGATCGTGGTGGCCGAGCAGTTCGGCACGCTCGCCGCGTTCCACCCGGGGCGCATCGACCTCGGCATCGGCCGGGCGCCCGGCGGGGCACCGCACGCGGTGGCGGTGGTCCGGCCCGAACGCGAGCGGACGGCGAAACCCTTCGCACAGCAACTCGACGAGCTGCGGTCCTTCCTCCACCCCGCGGAAGACGCGCCGGTCAAGGCGATTCCCGTGCTCGGCGGGAACGTGCCGGACCTGTGGCTGCTCGGCTCGTCGGCCACCAGCGCCGAACTGGCGGGCGAGCTCGGGCTGTCCTACGCCTTCGCGCACCACCTCAATCCCGCCGAGGCCGGGCGCGCGCTGCGTGCCTACCGGGCGAACTTCCGCCCTTCCGGGTACGCCACCGAGCCGACGAGCTTGGTCAGCGTGTCCGTCATCGCCGCCGACACCGACGAGCGCGCCGAATGGCTCGCCGGTTCGACGCGGTTGAAGGTGCTCAGCCGCTTGCGCGGCAAGCGGATCCAGCTGCCCAGCCCCGAAGACGCGGCGGCCTACCCCTACACCGACGACGACCGCGCCACCATCGCCACCCGCTCGGACCGCGTGCTCACCGGCGGCCCGGGAAAGGTGGCGAAACTGCTGCGAGAACTCGTCGAGGAAACCGGTACCGGCGAAGTGATGGTGACCACCCCGGTCCACCACCACGCCGACCGCCGCCACTCCTACGAAATCATCGCCGCCTTAGTACAACAATGA
- a CDS encoding helix-turn-helix domain-containing protein, which yields METSDPSVRDLLAANIKRARADRGLSLSELSRRSSIGKATLSQLESGAGNPTIETVFSLSRALELPISDLLESSHHGGMTVVRGQEQEVLAGEAVELRMLRRIESDGVIFEVYDQRVRGAASQRSLGHVGTERTIVQAGRLRVEVGGSTAELGPSDSVAFDASLPHSYQAIGGEVRSVLLLQYRGGSSPHA from the coding sequence GTGGAGACCTCCGACCCCTCGGTGCGGGACCTGCTGGCGGCGAACATCAAGCGCGCCAGGGCGGACCGCGGGCTGTCGCTGTCCGAGCTGTCGCGCCGCTCGTCGATCGGCAAGGCCACCTTGTCCCAGCTCGAATCCGGCGCGGGCAACCCGACCATCGAGACGGTGTTCAGCCTGTCCAGGGCGCTGGAGCTGCCGATCTCCGATCTGCTCGAGAGCAGCCACCACGGCGGCATGACGGTGGTGCGCGGGCAGGAGCAGGAGGTGCTCGCCGGCGAGGCGGTGGAACTGCGGATGCTGCGGCGCATCGAGTCCGACGGGGTCATCTTCGAGGTCTACGACCAGCGCGTGCGCGGGGCGGCCAGCCAGCGCTCGCTCGGGCACGTCGGCACCGAGCGCACCATCGTGCAGGCGGGCAGGCTGCGCGTCGAGGTCGGCGGGAGCACCGCCGAACTGGGGCCGAGCGATTCGGTCGCCTTCGACGCCTCGCTCCCGCACAGCTACCAGGCGATCGGCGGCGAGGTGCGGTCGGTGCTGCTGCTCCAGTACCGGGGCGGCAGCAGCCCGCACGCCTGA
- a CDS encoding MFS transporter, whose protein sequence is MVLSGARRWSLLVTVAAGLLLITLDNSILYTALPTLTRELGADDTEGLWIINAYPLVMAGLLLGAGTLGDRVGHRRMFLVGLGIFGAASVVAAFAPDPALLIAGRALLAVGAAAMMPATLALIRIAFTDERERNLAIAVWGSISVVGAALGPIVGGVLLRHFWWGSVFLVNVPVVVLAFVATLLVAPRGTPDPSKRWDLLSSLQAMAGLAGLVFAIKELAKAPASWPVLAAALLVAVTGFVLFTRRQRRLPYPLLDFAIFRNPAFSSGVVAAGVAMFALAGIQLATTQRFQLVAGFSPLEAGLLVAAAALGSLPTALAGGAILHRTGLRPLIAGGLLIGAAGVLVTVAGLGAGLGWVVAGMVLTGAGLGLPMAVASSAIIGNAPAHRAGMASSVEEVSYEFGSLTAVALLGSLLTGITASSGFDTGYVVVMLVAAGVLALAAGFTHVLLRRPALATVTH, encoded by the coding sequence ATGGTGCTGAGTGGAGCGCGGCGGTGGAGCCTGCTGGTCACGGTCGCGGCCGGACTGCTGCTGATCACGCTGGACAATTCGATCCTGTACACGGCCCTCCCGACGCTGACCCGTGAACTCGGCGCGGACGACACCGAGGGCCTGTGGATCATCAACGCCTACCCGCTGGTGATGGCCGGGCTGCTGCTCGGCGCGGGCACACTGGGCGACCGCGTCGGCCACCGCCGGATGTTCCTGGTCGGGCTGGGGATCTTCGGCGCCGCGTCCGTGGTGGCGGCGTTCGCGCCGGACCCCGCGCTGCTCATCGCCGGGCGGGCGCTGCTCGCGGTCGGCGCGGCCGCGATGATGCCCGCCACGCTCGCGCTCATCCGCATCGCCTTCACCGACGAACGCGAGCGCAACCTGGCGATCGCGGTGTGGGGCAGCATTTCCGTGGTCGGCGCCGCGCTCGGCCCGATCGTCGGCGGGGTGCTGCTCCGGCACTTCTGGTGGGGTTCGGTGTTCCTGGTCAACGTCCCGGTGGTCGTGCTGGCCTTCGTCGCGACGCTGCTCGTCGCACCCCGGGGCACGCCCGACCCGTCGAAGCGGTGGGACCTGCTGTCCTCGCTGCAGGCGATGGCCGGGCTGGCCGGACTGGTGTTCGCGATCAAGGAACTGGCGAAGGCGCCGGCGTCGTGGCCCGTGCTGGCCGCCGCGCTGCTGGTGGCCGTCACCGGGTTCGTGCTGTTCACCCGGCGGCAACGGCGCCTGCCCTACCCGCTGCTCGACTTCGCGATCTTCCGCAACCCCGCGTTCAGCTCGGGCGTGGTCGCCGCGGGCGTGGCCATGTTCGCGCTGGCAGGCATCCAGCTGGCGACCACCCAGCGCTTCCAGCTCGTCGCCGGGTTCAGCCCGCTGGAGGCCGGGCTGCTGGTCGCCGCGGCGGCGCTCGGCTCACTGCCCACCGCGCTGGCCGGTGGCGCGATCCTGCACCGCACGGGACTGCGGCCGCTCATCGCCGGCGGGCTGCTGATCGGCGCCGCCGGGGTGCTGGTGACCGTGGCGGGCCTGGGCGCCGGGCTCGGCTGGGTGGTGGCGGGCATGGTGCTCACCGGCGCCGGGCTCGGCCTGCCGATGGCGGTCGCCTCCAGCGCGATCATCGGCAACGCGCCCGCGCACCGGGCGGGCATGGCCTCCTCGGTGGAGGAGGTGTCCTACGAGTTCGGCAGCCTCACCGCGGTCGCGCTGCTCGGCAGCCTGCTCACCGGCATCACCGCGTCGAGCGGCTTCGACACCGGGTACGTGGTGGTGATGCTGGTGGCCGCCGGGGTGCTCGCGCTCGCCGCCGGGTTCACCCACGTGCTCCTGCGCCGCCCGGCGTTGGCTACCGTCACGCACTGA
- a CDS encoding TetR/AcrR family transcriptional regulator: MRESKRSKILAAAVEVVQREGVTAVTFESVAAESGLTKGGLLYHFPTRVALLLGVHQHVAREWDRAMTEAAGKSAAEATAEERLAAYARVASRSGTRADLLLSLEASINPVYAEPWIEVMSQWAPSAKEAETDPAAFDRFIARLAADGLWMYEALTGEELAPGLRQRVSDRLAGP, from the coding sequence ATGCGCGAGAGCAAGCGCTCCAAGATCCTGGCCGCGGCGGTCGAGGTGGTCCAGCGCGAGGGCGTCACCGCGGTCACCTTCGAATCGGTGGCGGCCGAGTCGGGACTGACCAAGGGCGGCCTGCTCTACCACTTCCCCACCCGCGTCGCGCTCCTGCTCGGCGTGCACCAGCACGTCGCGCGGGAATGGGACCGGGCGATGACCGAGGCCGCGGGCAAGAGCGCCGCCGAAGCCACCGCCGAGGAACGGCTCGCCGCCTACGCGCGCGTCGCTTCCCGGAGCGGGACGCGTGCGGACCTGCTGCTGTCGCTCGAAGCGTCGATCAACCCGGTCTACGCCGAGCCGTGGATCGAAGTGATGTCGCAGTGGGCGCCGTCGGCGAAGGAGGCCGAAACCGATCCGGCCGCGTTCGACCGGTTCATCGCGCGCCTCGCCGCCGACGGCCTGTGGATGTACGAAGCGCTCACCGGGGAGGAGCTCGCCCCGGGGTTGCGGCAGCGCGTCTCCGACCGCCTCGCGGGTCCCTGA
- a CDS encoding (2Fe-2S)-binding protein → MSPRLVPGGADRVGRRDRPIRVTVDGVEVSGVDGQTIAGVLLAAGKTAWRTDPAGEPRGVFCGIGACFDCVVTVGDERDVRACRRRAHDGDEIRTQSRLEDR, encoded by the coding sequence ATGAGCCCGAGGCTGGTGCCCGGCGGCGCGGACCGGGTGGGGCGGCGGGACCGGCCGATCCGGGTGACCGTCGACGGGGTGGAGGTGTCCGGTGTGGACGGTCAGACGATCGCCGGGGTGCTGCTGGCCGCGGGGAAGACGGCCTGGCGCACCGATCCGGCGGGCGAGCCGCGCGGGGTGTTCTGCGGGATCGGCGCCTGCTTCGACTGCGTGGTCACCGTGGGGGACGAGCGGGATGTCCGAGCCTGCCGCCGCCGCGCCCACGATGGTGACGAGATCCGCACCCAATCCCGCCTGGAGGACCGATGA
- a CDS encoding dihydrodipicolinate synthase family protein, with amino-acid sequence MSTRENLGGVVVATALPYKEDSSAPAGLAVDYDRYAEHCRWLIDNGCHGIGPNGSLGEYSSLTDEERRRVARTAIEAVGDDGIVVVGVHGVGSHQAKHWAELAAEDGAHGVLCLPPTMYRANRGEVLAHFEAVASAGLPVMVYNNPHDTKVDLTPELLGEIARIENVVAVKEFSGDVRRVLEIKEHAPDLAVISGADDVALEMLLMGSTGWFAGFPNVVPAESVELYELALNGDLTRARALYEPLVAAFRWDSRTEFVQAIKLGMDLVGRYGGPCRPPRGPLIPAHDDQVRADLARAIDALAGRS; translated from the coding sequence TTGAGCACCAGGGAGAACCTCGGTGGCGTCGTCGTGGCGACCGCCCTTCCGTACAAAGAGGACAGTTCCGCGCCCGCCGGGCTCGCGGTGGACTACGACCGCTACGCCGAGCACTGCCGCTGGCTGATCGACAACGGCTGCCACGGCATCGGCCCGAACGGCTCGCTCGGCGAGTACTCCTCGCTCACCGACGAGGAACGCCGCCGCGTCGCGCGCACCGCCATCGAAGCCGTCGGCGACGACGGGATCGTCGTGGTCGGCGTGCACGGGGTCGGTTCGCACCAGGCGAAGCACTGGGCCGAACTCGCCGCCGAGGACGGCGCGCACGGGGTCCTCTGCCTGCCGCCGACGATGTACCGCGCCAACCGCGGCGAGGTGCTGGCGCACTTCGAGGCGGTGGCCTCGGCGGGCCTGCCGGTGATGGTCTACAACAACCCGCACGACACCAAGGTCGACCTGACCCCCGAACTGCTCGGCGAGATCGCGCGGATCGAGAACGTCGTCGCGGTCAAGGAGTTCTCCGGCGATGTGCGGCGGGTGCTGGAGATCAAGGAGCACGCGCCGGACCTGGCCGTGATCAGCGGCGCCGACGACGTCGCGCTGGAGATGTTGCTGATGGGCTCCACCGGCTGGTTCGCCGGATTCCCCAACGTCGTCCCGGCCGAGTCCGTCGAACTGTACGAACTGGCCCTCAACGGCGACCTGACCCGGGCCCGCGCGCTGTATGAACCGCTGGTGGCCGCGTTCCGCTGGGACTCGCGCACCGAGTTCGTCCAGGCGATCAAGCTGGGCATGGACCTCGTCGGACGGTACGGCGGACCGTGTCGCCCACCCCGCGGGCCGCTGATCCCGGCACACGACGACCAGGTGCGCGCGGACCTGGCGCGGGCGATCGACGCGCTGGCGGGGCGGTCCTGA
- a CDS encoding FAD-binding oxidoreductase produces MYGTRAVVIGAGIVGAACARELSAEGFEVTVVDRGRPGGATTAHGEGNVLVSDKGPGPELELARLSRRLWPEVLAGLPAADGVEWDAKGGIVVATTEAGARALTEFAEGQRAAGIVAEPMDAGALAAAEPHLTRDVTAAIHYPEDAQVQPVAAATALLAAAEVTLYTRCEVIGVLTGSGGVTGIRTTSGELPADVVVNAAGPWAGELSAVLGAPIDVRPRRGEVLVTTPMPPTVFHKVYDADYVGAVGSGSAELQTSAVVESTKAGTILLGSSRRQVGFDDRLHVGALSAIAAKALRLFPGLAGVPVMRAYGGFRPFVPDHLPVIGADPRLPGLWHASGHEGAGIGLSVGTGRVLRDLVAGRRPEIDASPFRVDRPAVLGGGR; encoded by the coding sequence ATGTACGGAACGCGAGCGGTGGTGATCGGCGCCGGGATCGTCGGGGCCGCGTGCGCTCGCGAACTGTCCGCCGAGGGGTTCGAGGTGACCGTGGTCGACCGCGGTCGTCCCGGTGGTGCGACCACCGCCCACGGGGAGGGCAACGTCCTGGTCTCCGACAAGGGCCCCGGTCCGGAACTCGAACTGGCCCGCCTTTCGCGGCGCCTGTGGCCCGAGGTGCTCGCCGGACTGCCCGCCGCCGACGGGGTCGAATGGGACGCCAAGGGCGGGATCGTCGTGGCCACCACGGAAGCCGGGGCGCGTGCGCTCACCGAGTTCGCCGAGGGGCAGCGTGCCGCCGGGATCGTCGCCGAGCCGATGGACGCCGGCGCGCTCGCCGCCGCCGAACCGCACCTGACCCGGGACGTGACCGCCGCGATCCACTACCCGGAGGACGCGCAGGTGCAGCCGGTCGCGGCGGCGACCGCGCTGCTCGCCGCCGCGGAGGTCACGTTGTACACGCGCTGCGAAGTCATCGGCGTGCTCACCGGATCCGGTGGTGTCACGGGAATCCGCACCACCAGCGGAGAACTGCCCGCCGACGTGGTGGTGAACGCGGCCGGTCCGTGGGCGGGGGAGTTGTCGGCGGTGCTCGGCGCGCCGATCGACGTCCGGCCGCGCCGGGGCGAGGTGCTGGTGACCACGCCGATGCCGCCGACGGTGTTCCACAAGGTCTACGACGCGGACTACGTCGGTGCGGTCGGCAGCGGTTCGGCGGAACTGCAGACGTCGGCGGTGGTCGAGTCGACGAAGGCGGGGACGATCCTGCTGGGGTCCTCCCGTCGTCAGGTCGGGTTCGACGACCGGCTGCACGTCGGGGCGTTGTCGGCGATCGCCGCGAAGGCGCTGCGGTTGTTCCCCGGTTTGGCGGGGGTGCCGGTGATGCGGGCTTACGGGGGTTTCCGGCCGTTCGTGCCCGACCACCTGCCGGTGATCGGCGCCGATCCGCGGTTGCCGGGGTTGTGGCACGCGAGCGGGCACGAAGGTGCGGGGATCGGGTTGTCCGTCGGGACCGGGCGGGTGCTGCGGGACCTGGTCGCCGGGCGGCGGCCGGAGATCGACGCTTCGCCGTTCCGGGTCGATCGCCCGGCGGTGCTGGGAGGTGGCCGATGA
- a CDS encoding VOC family protein, which yields MDLYCCIPVTDRSAALDWFAVFFGRPADEIIGTEALWQLSEHAWIVVDAHPERAGGALLTLGVTGLDDILARLSAHGIGHEPVETYDNGVRHVVVLDPDGNSLSLAEAG from the coding sequence ATGGACCTGTACTGCTGCATCCCGGTGACCGACCGCTCCGCCGCGCTCGACTGGTTCGCGGTGTTCTTCGGCCGCCCCGCCGACGAGATCATCGGCACCGAAGCGCTGTGGCAACTCAGCGAACACGCGTGGATCGTGGTCGACGCGCACCCCGAACGGGCCGGCGGCGCCCTGCTCACCCTGGGCGTCACCGGCCTCGACGACATCCTGGCCCGCCTGTCCGCGCACGGCATCGGCCACGAACCGGTCGAGACCTACGACAACGGTGTGCGCCACGTCGTCGTGCTCGATCCCGACGGCAACAGCCTCTCGCTCGCCGAAGCCGGGTAA
- a CDS encoding cobalamin-binding protein, whose protein sequence is MRIVSLLPAATDFVAVLGRLPWLAGRTHECDWPAEVAGVPVVTRSEIDHDRMTSREISAAVGGAHRGSSLYSLDLDRLAEAAADVVLTQDLCEVCAISYRRVSEAVRELDAGSRVLSLEPRTLDDVLDCLRRVGEALDAEHAAAVEEEKLRARLDAVRARVAGRPRPRVVALEWLDPLWPAGHWVPEQIEAAGGLPLLARAGEHTRPVTWEAVTAARPDVLLLLPCGFPPERTRAELHLLTGLPGWADLPAVRSGRVHLLDGPAYFNRPGPRVVRGTEILADLLHG, encoded by the coding sequence GTGCGCATCGTTTCGCTGCTGCCCGCCGCCACGGACTTCGTCGCCGTGCTCGGCCGGTTGCCGTGGCTGGCCGGCCGCACCCACGAATGCGACTGGCCGGCCGAGGTGGCCGGGGTCCCGGTGGTCACGCGCAGCGAGATCGACCACGATCGGATGACCAGCCGCGAGATCTCGGCCGCGGTGGGCGGTGCGCACCGGGGTTCGTCGCTGTACTCCCTCGATCTCGACCGGCTCGCCGAGGCCGCCGCGGACGTGGTGCTGACGCAGGACCTGTGCGAGGTCTGCGCGATCTCCTACCGCCGCGTCTCGGAGGCGGTGCGGGAACTGGACGCCGGTTCGCGGGTACTCAGCCTCGAACCACGCACGCTCGACGACGTGCTCGACTGCCTGCGCCGAGTGGGCGAAGCACTCGACGCCGAGCACGCCGCCGCGGTCGAGGAGGAGAAGCTGCGGGCCCGGCTCGATGCCGTGCGGGCCCGCGTCGCCGGACGGCCGCGGCCCCGGGTGGTGGCGCTGGAGTGGCTGGACCCGCTGTGGCCCGCCGGGCATTGGGTGCCGGAGCAGATCGAGGCGGCGGGCGGGCTTCCGTTGCTGGCGCGGGCGGGGGAGCACACGCGGCCGGTGACCTGGGAAGCGGTGACCGCCGCGCGGCCGGACGTCCTCCTCCTGCTGCCGTGCGGGTTCCCGCCGGAGCGCACCCGGGCGGAACTGCACCTGCTGACCGGGCTGCCGGGCTGGGCGGACCTGCCCGCGGTCCGGTCGGGCCGGGTCCACCTGCTCGACGGGCCCGCCTACTTCAACCGGCCCGGCCCGCGCGTGGTGCGCGGCACGGAGATCCTGGCGGACTTGCTGCACGGGTGA
- a CDS encoding DUF6801 domain-containing protein, translating to MFARMATVAAVFAVGVLGTTAPASAATITYRTGTAAPVTYRCSPPSLPPQYATVEARFDAPDSVPSGSTFTPTGVGGSVTFSPETHEQFAKAGWDGIRGDAFLFFRTTGATLSPTAANYLNVPDTLFPAGGPMVIPFAQSGATTVPAITAGAPGSATVATAELLFDAEFHRQATNQWVSITMACYLHPTVPQNPVFSPSITVS from the coding sequence ATGTTCGCACGCATGGCCACCGTCGCCGCCGTTTTCGCGGTGGGGGTACTGGGCACGACCGCACCGGCGTCCGCCGCCACGATCACCTACCGCACCGGCACGGCCGCGCCGGTGACCTACCGCTGTTCGCCGCCCAGCCTGCCGCCGCAGTACGCCACCGTCGAAGCCCGGTTCGACGCGCCGGATTCGGTGCCATCGGGCAGCACCTTCACCCCGACGGGCGTGGGTGGCTCGGTCACCTTCTCCCCGGAAACGCACGAGCAGTTCGCGAAGGCGGGCTGGGACGGCATCCGCGGTGACGCGTTCCTCTTCTTCCGGACCACCGGCGCCACCCTGTCCCCCACGGCCGCCAACTACCTCAATGTGCCGGACACGCTGTTCCCCGCCGGTGGCCCGATGGTGATCCCGTTCGCCCAATCGGGGGCCACGACGGTGCCCGCCATCACCGCCGGTGCGCCCGGCAGCGCCACGGTCGCGACCGCCGAGCTGCTGTTCGACGCCGAGTTCCACCGGCAGGCCACGAATCAGTGGGTCTCCATCACCATGGCGTGCTACCTCCACCCGACGGTGCCGCAGAACCCGGTCTTCAGCCCCTCCATTACCGTTTCCTGA
- a CDS encoding FAD-dependent oxidoreductase produces the protein MTHVVIVGAGPAGMAAAEAALRAGAQVSLLDAAEQPGGQYHRMLPTAFRAERPQTIHHGWRAFDRRRGWVLGHPRCTWLNETAVWSLEPRDDQPPRVRALRGIADGADRESITLHPDALVLATGAHDRVVPFPGWTLPGVFTAGAAQALAKGERLAVGENVVVSGTGPFLLPVAASLVQVDTRVQAVFEANQPRTVLRGWTRNPKELLPHLGKTAELAGYAAGQLRHRVPYRMGRAVIEARGDGRVEEVVVARLRPDWTIIPGTERTLTTDAVCVGHGFTAQLELPAAAGCELGGDSVLVDAGQRTSRPGVFAAGEITGIAGAPSAVDSGTVAGWLAAGGDPGRITGALRRRDRGRAFGRRLAEAHPIGPGWTSWLRPDTVVCRCEAVDHACLTRALTTPVTAGARSVKLATRAGLGPCQGRICGPAVAALSAAAGAEVGRSHHRPIAQPIRLGELANLRTEENR, from the coding sequence ATGACTCACGTGGTGATCGTCGGGGCGGGGCCGGCGGGGATGGCGGCGGCTGAAGCGGCGTTGCGCGCCGGAGCTCAGGTGAGCCTGCTCGACGCGGCCGAACAGCCCGGCGGTCAGTACCACCGGATGCTCCCCACCGCCTTCCGGGCTGAGCGGCCCCAGACCATCCACCACGGCTGGCGTGCCTTCGACCGCCGCCGGGGTTGGGTGTTGGGGCACCCCCGCTGCACCTGGCTGAACGAGACCGCCGTGTGGTCGCTGGAACCCCGCGACGACCAGCCCCCGCGAGTGCGAGCGTTGCGCGGCATCGCGGACGGCGCCGATCGGGAAAGCATCACGCTCCACCCGGACGCGCTCGTGCTGGCCACCGGCGCGCACGATCGGGTGGTGCCCTTCCCCGGCTGGACGTTGCCCGGGGTGTTCACCGCCGGCGCGGCACAGGCGCTGGCGAAGGGCGAGCGGCTGGCCGTCGGCGAGAACGTCGTGGTGTCCGGCACCGGCCCCTTCCTGCTCCCCGTCGCCGCCTCGCTGGTGCAAGTGGACACCCGCGTCCAAGCCGTCTTCGAAGCCAACCAGCCTCGGACCGTGCTGCGCGGCTGGACCCGCAACCCGAAAGAACTGCTGCCACACCTCGGGAAAACCGCCGAACTCGCCGGATACGCGGCCGGTCAGCTCCGCCACCGCGTGCCCTACCGGATGGGCCGCGCGGTCATCGAGGCCCGCGGTGACGGCCGGGTCGAAGAGGTGGTGGTGGCCCGGTTGCGCCCCGACTGGACGATCATCCCGGGCACCGAGCGCACCCTCACCACCGACGCCGTGTGCGTCGGCCACGGGTTCACCGCGCAGCTCGAACTCCCCGCCGCCGCCGGCTGCGAACTCGGGGGCGACTCGGTGCTGGTGGACGCGGGCCAGCGCACCAGCCGCCCCGGCGTGTTCGCCGCCGGGGAGATCACCGGGATCGCCGGTGCACCGTCCGCTGTGGACAGTGGAACGGTGGCGGGCTGGCTGGCCGCCGGCGGCGATCCCGGGCGGATCACCGGGGCGCTGCGCCGCCGGGACCGCGGCCGCGCCTTCGGCCGCCGGCTCGCCGAAGCCCACCCGATCGGCCCCGGCTGGACGAGCTGGCTGCGCCCGGACACGGTGGTCTGCCGCTGCGAAGCCGTCGACCACGCCTGCCTGACCCGCGCGCTGACCACCCCCGTCACCGCCGGCGCCCGCTCGGTCAAGCTCGCCACCCGGGCCGGGCTCGGGCCCTGCCAAGGCCGGATCTGCGGCCCCGCCGTCGCCGCACTCAGCGCCGCGGCCGGTGCCGAAGTGGGCCGATCGCACCACCGGCCGATCGCCCAGCCCATCCGGCTCGGCGAGCTGGCGAACCTGCGAACAGAGGAGAACCGTTGA